The DNA region ATCAAGACAGGCAGGCTTACAAAAGCAGCTATCAACAATCGAGGCTACAACAAATTCCTGGAAATAGATGGGCAAGTTCAAGTTCGCATTGATCAGCAAAAGATACAGCAAGACCAAAGATGGGATGGCTTAAAGGGATACTTGACCAATTCTACCCTGCCCAAAGAGGAAATACTTGAAAACTACAACCAACTGTGGCTAATTGAGCGTGCTTTCAGAATTGCTAAAACAGATCTGAAAATCAGACCAATCTTCCACTATAAGCAAAGAAGGATTGAAGCACACATCTGCCTGAATTTTGTGGCATATAAAGTTTTCAAAGAGCTTGAAAGACAGTTAAAAGAGAAATGTTCAGATCTCTCAGCAGAAAAAGTAATTGAAATCGCACAAAGCATTTACGAAATCGAAATTACCACCCCAAAACAAAAAGAAAAAATCAAGAAAATCCTACTGCTGACCGAAGAGCAAATGAAACTGGCCCAAATCTTTGATATAGGGTGTTAATTTGCGGAAGTCAGGAGGATTGTTGCCGCTATCGCAATAAGGCAACCCCCGGAACAGAATCAATAAGTCCGTGGTCACTCAGCCATTGCGAACAGGATGGCTGGCAGCATGACCAATATGTATTCGTGCAATAAACTTTGCTTCCTGGGTTTTGTGGCAAAATCTCATAATTTGCAACCAGGTTGCCGCTTTGCTTTCATCAGTATGCTGAAGTCACTTTAGCCTCTGGCTATTCCAAACGAACCTGTAAGGAAGTCGGGCATCGTCGCCTGCATAATCTACCCCGATACGTGGTGTAACGATTATTTCATCGGGTTCAGGATGAAAGTGTTTTGATATCCCGATAAGTGTGCCGTCGAGTGGCTGTGCATTGTGCATGCGACTGATACCCAGTGCGATGCTGAGTTTGCCTGGTCCGTCGGCCAGCCCGTTTTTTTGATTTTTACCCCTGCGATGCATCATCACATCCAGGCCTTCCAACGGATGCACGGCTCTGATGAGTACCGCGTTGGGCACGCCCTGCGGACCGGTTACGACATTGAACAACTCGTACATGCCGTAGCACAGATACACATAGGCGCATCCGCCTTCTTCGTACATGGTTTTGGTGCGTGGAGTAAACCGGCCTCCAAAAGCGTGCGATGCCCGGTCGTTTATGCCGGCGTAGGCTTCGGTTTCGACGATAATGCCCGAGGTCAGGATACCGTCAACCTTGCTGAAAAGTCTGCATCCGAGCAACATGCGTGCCTGATGCACCACGTCGTCCGATAAATAAAAACTTTTGTCGAGCAATATGCCCGGCTGCGCCAGATGCATCTTCTACTGTGGTTTGGGCAACAAAAGGGCGCTGAGCACGCCAACACTCAGGGTGAATACAAAATTCACCAAATGGGCAGTGAGCAAGGTGTCCAACCCCGAGCTGATCCAGATGATTGTAAAGGCAAGACCGCTGACGATGGTCACCAGCGCAGCCAGCCCGTGATAGCGTTTCCAGAAAAACGACAGCAGCACCACCACCGAAAATGTGGCGCCTATGCCTGCCCACACATAGCTGACGATGGAAAAGATTAGTTTCGATTGAATGGTATAAGCCACCACAAGCGCTACAGCAGCCAGGGTCAGGGTGGTCAGCCGGTTGATAGCCAGTCCGTTGCTGATGTTAATGCCTCGCTTGTGGAGGGCAGGTTTGAGGATGTTTTCCGAAAACTCGGTGGCGCTGAGCACCAGCAGCGAATCGGCGGTGGAAATCATGGCAGCCACCGCGCCGGTGATCAGCAGGGCTGCAATGGCAGGGGGAAAAATCTTCAGCATCACAGCGGGCATCACCATTTCGCGGTCGTGCAGCGTGTCAGGTCCGAAAATGGCCAAACCGATCCATCCCAGCATAAGGGCGCCAATGTAGGCCACTATCGTCCAGGCGATACCGATATTGCGGGCGCGTATGGCCTGATTGCGGTCGGAGATGGCCATAAAACGCATGCTCAGCTGGGGTTGCCCGCCCAGATAGCCGAAAAACCAGCTGAACCCTCCGACAATGACAAGGCCGGCGGCAAATCCTTCGGCTCCGCCTGTGAGCGAGGTATATTGCGGACCGGCAAGCTCTAGGGCTTCCATCATGCCGCCGGCAAAGGTTTCGGGGTGACGGCTCAGGTAGATTAGTCCGGTGATCGGCCCCGCCACCAGGGCAACAATCATAATCATGGCCTGAATGACATCGGTATAGACCACACTCCGGAACCCTCCATAAATGGTATATGGAACGATGATGGCAGCGGTGATCAACATCCCCCAGCGGGCTTCGAGGCCAAACATGGTGAAAAGAGTTTTGCCTCCACCCAGGAATTGCGCACCTACATAGAAAAAGAAGAAAAAGACAATGGCGGCTGCCGAGACCAGTTTGATGTGCGGGGCCATGTTGCCAAAACGTACGGCCAGAAACTCCGAGAAGGTTATCGAACTGCTTTGGTCGGCCGCTTCACGGATCCGCCACGCCAGCAGCCACCAGGCAGTGATGATGCCGGCAACGCAACCCAGGGCTGTCCATATTTCGGCGAGCCCCAGCGCATAGGCCGCTCCGGGCAGGCCCAGCAAAGCCCAGCTGCTTTCGCCTGTGGCCCGCTCCGAGAGCGCAGCCACCCAGCCCGGCAAACGCCGCCCTGCAATGGTGTAATCCCCGGTGGTTTTTACCTTGCGACCCTGCCACACGCCCCAGGCAATCAATATGCCCAGATAAGCAAGCATCACCACAAGAAGTTGTGTCTGTTGTGCCATAAGCCGTTTTGTCAGTTTCTTTGGCTGACGAAAGTATAAAAAACCCCAAATTTTCCCAACTTGTCAGCCATTGCCTAAAGGCAGGATTTTTGATTAAATCCGGAAAAAAAGCCATGATCCGTCCCGATATCGAAATTGAAGAACTGGTGCGCGTCTATCCGTACTCGGTGCGCTACCTCATGCAGCAGGGCATCAAATGCATTGCCTGCGGCGAACCCATCTGGGGCACCCTCGAAGAAGCAGCCCGCGAAAAAGGCTATGGTGATGCCGACATCGCGCGCTTTGTCAGCGAATTGAACCAGCTTGCAGGCTCTCAGGAAACATCTGAACAGGCGGATAAGCAGATAAGCATCGACCCGCTGGATGTATGATGAGCTAAGGAGCCAGCCGTGTGCGTTTCCATTGGCCGAGGTCGTTGACTTCGTACAACATCCTGTCGTGCAGTCTGTTGGCTCGCCCTTGCCAAAACTCTATGCGTCGGGGTTTCAATAGGTAGCCCCCCCAGTAATCGGGCATGTCCAATGGTTTGCCTGACTTAAGGTAATCGTCGGCCTGGGCTTCAAGCTCCAGTCGTGAAGCTATGGCCGTGCTTTGCGGCGAAACGATAGCGCTTAGCCGGCTGCCATCGGGCCGGCTGACGAAGTAAGCCCGCGATTGTTCCCGGGAAACCTTTTCGGTTATCCCCTCGATGCGCACTTGTCGCTCCAGCTCTGGCCAATAGAACAACATGGCTGCAAGCGGGTTGGCGGCGAGTTCTTTCCCTTTCCGGCTTTCATAATTTGTGTAAAACACAAATCCCTCTGAGCCAAATTCTTTCAACAGAACCACCCTGGCCGAAGGCTGATTGCCTGAAGCAGTGGCCAGCACCACCGCATTGGCTTCGTGGGCATGGGTGGCCACGGCTTCTTCAAACCACTGGCTGAATAAAACCAGCGGATCATCGGGCAAACCTGCATCGTCGAGCTCGCCTTTGACATATTGTTTACGCATCCGGTGCAACTTCATCATCTATTGTTTTAAAGACTGCAAAATTAATTAACTTGGTAGCCTTGTTGCGATCTTATGAAACTCCGGCTTTTCGAACGCAGAACCATTTACTGGCCAACAACAACGGGATGGCTTGTGCTGTTCATCCTTTTAGCCTTTTTATTCTGGCTGCAACTAAAATCCATCTATCCCTTTCTGGCAAAGCCACACAAACCTGTGTCGGATATCCTTGTGGTCGAGGGGTGGCTCCCCGACAACGGATTGCGCGAGGCCATGGAGTATTACCGGGCCAACGGATACAAAAAAATGATCATCACCGGAATACCCATCACGCAATGGACTTATTCGTCCCCGCATACCAATATGGCGGATGCCTCGGCAGAGACGATGCGGCGCATGATGTTTCGCGATACGATCTACACCGTCAGCATTCCCTCAACCATCTACCGCGACCGTACCTATGCCACTGCGGTGGCGCTGAAAATGCGTTTCGAGGACTGGGGCTTGCCTCCCGGACAATCCTTCGACCTCTACAGCATGGGCGCCCATGCCCGCCGCTCCTGGAATATGTTTCGAAAGGCGTTCAAAGGCACAAAAATCGGGCTGCTGGTAGCCACCGATCGCACTTTCGACCCCGAAACATGGTACAAAACCAGCCGGGGATTTCGCACCGTCTTTTCCGAATGGATCAGCT from Bacteroidota bacterium includes:
- a CDS encoding DNA-3-methyladenine glycosylase, with product MHLAQPGILLDKSFYLSDDVVHQARMLLGCRLFSKVDGILTSGIIVETEAYAGINDRASHAFGGRFTPRTKTMYEEGGCAYVYLCYGMYELFNVVTGPQGVPNAVLIRAVHPLEGLDVMMHRRGKNQKNGLADGPGKLSIALGISRMHNAQPLDGTLIGISKHFHPEPDEIIVTPRIGVDYAGDDARLPYRFVWNSQRLK
- a CDS encoding sodium/proline symporter; protein product: MAQQTQLLVVMLAYLGILIAWGVWQGRKVKTTGDYTIAGRRLPGWVAALSERATGESSWALLGLPGAAYALGLAEIWTALGCVAGIITAWWLLAWRIREAADQSSSITFSEFLAVRFGNMAPHIKLVSAAAIVFFFFFYVGAQFLGGGKTLFTMFGLEARWGMLITAAIIVPYTIYGGFRSVVYTDVIQAMIMIVALVAGPITGLIYLSRHPETFAGGMMEALELAGPQYTSLTGGAEGFAAGLVIVGGFSWFFGYLGGQPQLSMRFMAISDRNQAIRARNIGIAWTIVAYIGALMLGWIGLAIFGPDTLHDREMVMPAVMLKIFPPAIAALLITGAVAAMISTADSLLVLSATEFSENILKPALHKRGINISNGLAINRLTTLTLAAVALVVAYTIQSKLIFSIVSYVWAGIGATFSVVVLLSFFWKRYHGLAALVTIVSGLAFTIIWISSGLDTLLTAHLVNFVFTLSVGVLSALLLPKPQ
- a CDS encoding DUF1858 domain-containing protein, encoding MIRPDIEIEELVRVYPYSVRYLMQQGIKCIACGEPIWGTLEEAAREKGYGDADIARFVSELNQLAGSQETSEQADKQISIDPLDV
- the pdxH gene encoding pyridoxamine 5'-phosphate oxidase, producing the protein MKLHRMRKQYVKGELDDAGLPDDPLVLFSQWFEEAVATHAHEANAVVLATASGNQPSARVVLLKEFGSEGFVFYTNYESRKGKELAANPLAAMLFYWPELERQVRIEGITEKVSREQSRAYFVSRPDGSRLSAIVSPQSTAIASRLELEAQADDYLKSGKPLDMPDYWGGYLLKPRRIEFWQGRANRLHDRMLYEVNDLGQWKRTRLAP
- a CDS encoding DUF1684 domain-containing protein, translated to MKLRLFERRTIYWPTTTGWLVLFILLAFLFWLQLKSIYPFLAKPHKPVSDILVVEGWLPDNGLREAMEYYRANGYKKMIITGIPITQWTYSSPHTNMADASAETMRRMMFRDTIYTVSIPSTIYRDRTYATAVALKMRFEDWGLPPGQSFDLYSMGAHARRSWNMFRKAFKGTKIGLLVATDRTFDPETWYKTSRGFRTVFSEWISYWYTTFAFFPDEEHYRNQIILGRYIDEIITQRLRKDNEFADPEKSPLPPDLVPKFEGLDYFYPDINYRIRAAFTTDTSEAPFRMPTTTSRLPLYRKYGYIYFSIGDTSLRLTAFQNFDYLQANPGYRKLFVPFKDFTNGEETYGGGRYLDVDMPEGDSLTIDFNLAYNPYCAYSDRWSCPIPPDENRLEVHIRAGEKNFSLK